Below is a genomic region from Helicobacter pylori.
TTCAGATATGGATTATAGCTTGTCCTCAGCCAGACAAAACGCCTTAGAGAAAGTGATGGAAGCTTTCAAGGGGGATAAAATAGAGATTAAGGCTAGTGAGCTAAAGGCCACTTTTATTGATACGGATAAAGTTTATGTGCTTCTAAAAATCACTAAGAAACACATCGCTTTAACGAATGAGTAAGGATTAATAATGAAAAAGATTATTCTTGCATGCCTTATGGCTTTTGTGGGTGCCAATTTAAGCGCAGAGCCTAAGTGGTATAGCAAGGCCTACAACAAAACAAACACCAAAAAAGGCTATCTTTATGGGAGTGGTTCAGCCACTTCTAAAGAAGCTTCTAAACAAAAAGCGTTAGCGGATTTAGTGGCGTCTATTAGCGTGGTGGTTAATTCCCAAATCCACATTCAAAAAAGTCGTGTGGATAATAAGTTAAAATCCAGTGATTCGCAAACGATTAACTTAAAGACCGATGACTTGGAATTGAATAATGTAGAAATTGTCAATCAAGAAGCGCAAAAAGGGATCTACTACACCAGAGTAAGGATTAATCAAAACTTGTTTTTGCAGGGTTTAAGGGATAAGTATAACGCTCTTTATGGGCAGTTTTCCACCTTAATGCCTAAGGTTTGTAAAGGGGTTTTTTTACAGCAATCTAAAAGCATGGGGGATTTATTGGCTAAAGCGATGCCTATAGAAAGGATTTTAAAAGCGTATTCTGTCCCGGTGAGTTCGTTAGAAAATTATGAAAAAATCTATTATCAAAACGCTTTCAAACCTAAAGTGCAAATCACTTTTGATAACAACAGCGATGCAGAGATTAAAGCCGCTCTCATAAGTGCTTATGCCAGAGTGCTAACCCCTAGCGATGAAGAAAAACTCTATCAAATCAAAAATGAAGTTTTCACAGACAGTGCTAATGGCACCACACGCATTAGAGTGGTTGTTAGCGCGAGCGATTGTCAAGGCACGCCTGTATTGAACAGAAGCCTTGAAGTGGATGAAAAGAATAAGAATTTTGCTATCACGCGCTTGCAATCTTTGCTTTATAAAGAACTGAAAGATTATGCCAATAAAGAAGGGCAGGGCAATACGGGGCTATAAGCAAGGTATTAATCTTGCTTTATGCTTATTCATTCAGTTTTGTAGTGTCATTATTTTGTTTGGTGTGGCGTTTGGCACCCATTAAAATAACCCTCTGAAAGTTTGTGGCTTTTGTTCTTGCCAAATTAAACTAAAACACCATTCAATACTCTTTATCCCACAAACTCCTCTAAAACCACACTCGCTAAAAACTAAAATCTTTTTAAGAGCCTACACAAGCGAGATTATTTGAAAAAACCAAATGGCTTTGGGCTTTCAAATCCCTCTAATCTAGGGTCTATTTTTTTGCCCCACAAACTAACAAACTTTTTTAAAAACTAACGCAATTTTAAACCAAACGACCGCTTAAAAAGGGGCGTTGAATACGAAAAGAGAAAAAAACATGAGACAAAATAACGAGACAGAAAAAAGCTTCAGTAAGCTTAAAGAAAACACGCAAGCGATGCGAGAACAAAAAGAGCGAACTCCCACACCCACACATAAAACAAGGTTAAAACCGCTCACAAGAGAGCCTAAAAAGAGCGTTTCAGAGCCAGAGTTAAAGAATATTTTAACCCTTAAAATATCCACCCGTAATTAAAAAACACTTTAAAATGGCTGCCCCCTTCATTCAGGGTGATAGAATTGGTGGTTGAGCCATCGCTAGAAACGACCCTAGATTTCAACTGGACTAAAGGAACGCTAATGCCTACAGAATATTTAGAATGCTTGTAGCGGTAATTCAACCCACCGGTCACATTTAAATTGCCGCTCCCTTTGTATTGGTTCAACAAATAATAGCTGTTGTATAAGCCCCTTAACCCCCCAAACACCCCAAGAGATGAAGTGAAAACTTTCTTGGTTAGATTGTTTTTAGGGTTCTTTTCATTGGTGTAATTGGTGATAAAATCAAACAACACATCCATTCCCACACCATAGCTTAATTGTTGGATTTTTTCGTTATTGGCTTGAGCGTAGTTGTATTTGATGATGCCATAAGAAGACAACCCTAGGTAATCATTAAAGTATTTTTGATAGCCCATTTTAAGATTAACGCCTAATAGGGGGGCTCCAAAGGGCCGTGAGGTTTTTGAAGCGCGATAGGTAGTGGCACTAGATTTAGTAGATGAAAGGCTTTGACTGATTGCGCTAAGCATAGTGGTCGCAAAATCTTGCGTGTTCAAACTAGCGTTTAAATAGTTGGTTTGGCTGCTCAAATTAGTGTAATCCACTGGTAGGGCGTTTTGATCAATGAGTTGCTGCCAAACTGCGCTGGTAACGCCTATAAGCCCAGCGGGGACTTGAGAGCAATCAGTATAGATGGAGTTAGGATAATTGCCCGCTGTATAGGGCTTGTCTTTAAAACGAGAACACACATCATAGGTAGAGCCATCGGTGTCTCGCACTTCGTGCCCGTTGTCAAACACTTGCACTTCTTGTCCATTCACTTGCTCTATTTTCCCGCCTTTACAGCGCTCTTCTGGCCCATTGTTTTCTTCACACATGCGCACCCTTTGATAAGTCATGTTCCCGTTATGCGTATAGCCTAAAGTATGCCCGTATTCATGGATAATGTCTCTTAATTGCATGATGGCGACTTTATTCAATTCTTTGCCAAAGAGTATTTCAGGGTCTAAG
It encodes:
- a CDS encoding LPP20 family lipoprotein — its product is MKKIILACLMAFVGANLSAEPKWYSKAYNKTNTKKGYLYGSGSATSKEASKQKALADLVASISVVVNSQIHIQKSRVDNKLKSSDSQTINLKTDDLELNNVEIVNQEAQKGIYYTRVRINQNLFLQGLRDKYNALYGQFSTLMPKVCKGVFLQQSKSMGDLLAKAMPIERILKAYSVPVSSLENYEKIYYQNAFKPKVQITFDNNSDAEIKAALISAYARVLTPSDEEKLYQIKNEVFTDSANGTTRIRVVVSASDCQGTPVLNRSLEVDEKNKNFAITRLQSLLYKELKDYANKEGQGNTGL